The region ATCATCGTTTGCACGACGGCGACGACCGACGACGAAGCACGGGCTCTTCTGAAAGAGTTCAGCTTCCCGTTCCGTCAATAACCGTAACGACGAGCGTAGAAAAGGAACCTGACATGGCGAAGACAAGCGCAGTTGAAAAGAACAAGCGCCGCCGTACTACGGTCGCCAACCAGGCCGCTAAGCGGGCTGCGTTGAAGGCGATCATCATGAACCAGGCTCTTCCGATCGAAGAGCGGTTCAAGGCCTCGATCAAGCTGGCATCCCTGCCGCGTGATGGATCGAAGACCCGTATTCGCAACCGTTGCGAAGTTTCGGGGCGTCCGCGCGCATATTACCGCAAACTGCGCATGTCGCGTATTGCGCTGCGTGAACTGGGCAATCTCGGCAAGGTGCCGGGCATCGTCAAGTCGAGCTGGTAAGGAGCAGGTTACATGACAATGACTGATCCGTTGGGCGATATGCTCACCCGTATCCGTAACGGCGCTTCCCGCCGCAAGTCGTCGGTCTCGACGCCTGCGTCCAAGCTCCGTGCACGTGTTCTCGATGTCCTGCAGTCCGAAGGCTACATCCGTGGCTATTCCGTTGTCGATTTCGGCAATGGCAAGTCGGAACTCAGCATCGAGCTGAAATATTATGAAGGCGCATCGGTGATCCGTGAGATCGGCCGCGTGTCCAAGCCGGGCCGCCGGGTTTATGTCTCGGTCAAGTCCATTCCGCAGGTCGCGAACGGCCTCGGCATCACCATCCT is a window of Rhizobium sp. N324 DNA encoding:
- the rpsH gene encoding 30S ribosomal protein S8, translated to MTMTDPLGDMLTRIRNGASRRKSSVSTPASKLRARVLDVLQSEGYIRGYSVVDFGNGKSELSIELKYYEGASVIREIGRVSKPGRRVYVSVKSIPQVANGLGITILSTPKGVMADHQAREQNVGGEVLCSVF
- the rpsN gene encoding 30S ribosomal protein S14, which produces MAKTSAVEKNKRRRTTVANQAAKRAALKAIIMNQALPIEERFKASIKLASLPRDGSKTRIRNRCEVSGRPRAYYRKLRMSRIALRELGNLGKVPGIVKSSW